tagatTATGAGGAAGCTTTTAATTATTGATCTTTAAAGAAACAAGGCAAAAGGATCCCTAAAATTACCTGAAAGGTAGAGTGAGACTGCTGGATTAGTTTCTGAGTGagaattacatgttttttctttgtttttttgtatttttgtctcatctgttCGTTAAGAGTTTTGTTAATTAATATATGATTTTATCATTATGCGtgaaaaagtgtaaaattaACCGTAAAATGATGAAAGCTGGTCTTTCTTGCTTATAGTCTGCATATTCTTTTGCACATAATACTACAGATGCTCAACAACAAGAAGAGTTTCCACTTAAGTTCTTTAATTTGACTCTAAagccttttttacttttgttttccagGCTTCTTTCATGCGGTTCATTCATAATAAGCCTTACACAGATTCTAGATGTTGCCACATCTGTATTTGATCTCAGGTGAATGGAGGTTTGGTTGTTGCTTGTTGGTTAATTACTCACTTTATGAGCTTTATGGATTCCTAAACTGAACAAGTGAGTTTTTCCACACTGAGACAGACGGTTTGACGGTCAACAAAAGCCGTTATTTTAcatgtaaagcagcagaagtATTGAGTTTTGCTTCAAGTTTGAGTTGCAGCTGTGTAAAAGGGCTTTTCATCGTGCTGAAATTTCAGCCATGTGAATATATGTCCAGCTTATGTGGAGGTGGAATTTCTGCCTTGGAGTTTGCTCAGCTATCACATGATCGTTGTGCTGAGTCGCTCTGCTGCTTGTGTGCTAGTAAATGTTTCcattcatctgtctgtgttcGAGGATATcatcgtctctctctctctctctctctttctcctcggtctgctgctttttaataggaaagaaaaataaataagatcTCAGCAGCACCGGAGGAAAACTCAGTGACCCCAGGACAGTCTGGAAGACGTTTTGTTCATCAGTTTAGGCTTCGGATCTGAAAACAAACGCATAGAATAAATAGGCATGTTTAAGCAAAGTGACGgatatatttttatctttagtATTTGTTTGAGAAGACTAATAAGTCCCCTGATATCAttgataattaaaaatgatattattTGACTGGCTCGGCATCCGTTTATTTGAATTTGACTGTGGTCTGAAATCCCCAAATTATGGATTTCACAGAGAATGTTTGGCGGCTAGCTTTCATAATATTATTGGATATCAACATTTGATCAATTATTGATCACTCAGAACATCAAAGAGTTAAACTATCTGAGTCCTTTTGTCAAGGCTCCTTGTAGGTAACATTTATATTATGTGTTTATTAAGTTatctgttatttattcattaaatgagGGAATATTGTGCAGCAAGTTGGTCATAATTGCTAAACGAACCCTGACACATTTCACAACAGGGACTGGCTCCTTATTGTACAACTTTGTACGAAAGAAATTAACAATTTGACACAATATACCGATTTTACTGTTTGCTTTATCAGACGTGCGTCCACAGAAATGGTCTGCTATGTAAAGGACGATGCTTGATGAGGTGTCTGTTATCAGGAACTGATGGACGACGTGGAGGCAGAGAAGCATCTGCTGGGCAGGTTGAGGGCTTGATCCTGTTTATACCATGGTCATTTGccaaagagaaaaaatgaaGACCTTTTCATTCATATGTTTCATGTGTTCTGCACATTTCCCAGGATGCATTACTCCACTTCTCTGGTAACACTTTTGACTAAGAGCTGACTGGTTTGACTAATGCATGGAACAGtcattaccatcccattagGTTTCCTatgcaatggaaacattgttcaCTACTCCAGGAAATAGGACGAATCATAGATGCAACGTGGCAACAGGAGATCTTTCTAGTCCTCTCTGCTCATAGATCCCTTTAGCTCggctgttagccacaaagctaatgcTATGCTAGCAAGAGTCAAGGTAAATAACGCTGCGTGCAATCAGTAAATATAATATCACAGCatgtttaacaaaaacagtagcAGCTAACCAGCGGTGTCAAAACTTCAGATAACAAATTCTTTCCATAATTGATGGTCAGGTGaatattttctataaaatgttTGGTGTCAAAGATGTTTAGTTTCCTGTCGTAGAAGTTGAGCTCATTTTTACAACAATTGTGTTTGGTTATTTTCTTGCAGCTGTGTTTCATTGATTTTTTACTTGTAATAAATTGGAACTGAAGTGAATACAAGTTgaatttgcactttttttttttaactatatgTAATCAACAGTTGATTAattacagctctgtgtgtgtgtgtgtgtgtgtgtgttttttattttcacccAGAGGTGCTCGAGCAGCGAGTGGCAGCTCTGGAGCAGGAGAGGGCCGAGTTCATCAGactcaaacagcagctggaggCCGAGTTCAACCAGAAGAGAGCCAAGTTCAAAGAGCTCTACCTGTCCAAGGAAGGTTAGCATCCCTTAATCTGGAAGTGTGCATACTGTCGCTTCCTTTGCAGGGTAAATAATTAAtgggagacacagcagcagcgtcGTCTGGCTTTCTCAGTCTGCCCCTCacattttcttgtgctttttgtccccagaggagctgaagaggcaGACCACGGCGCTGGATGGCGCGCAGGTTGAGCTGAGCTCCATCCAGGACCAGCTGGTCGAGGCCAAGGCCGAGATAGAGACCATCAAGGCGGTGGCCACCGTGTCGGAAAACACCAAGCAGGAAGCCATCGACCAGGTCCGCAGCCAGTGGCAGGAGGAGGTGGCCTCGCTGCAGGCCATCATGAAAGGTGAGCTGCCCACTTTActtccagactgaaatatcccCCTAATTATTGGGTTACTGTGAAGTTTGGTACGGGCGTTCAttgtgcccagaggatgaatctcgATGCCTGACTTTGATCTGCAGGATAAAACTTAATGCAGATACATTTTAGCATGTGCACTGTTAAACATGCAGATTTATTCACCCCACATATTGAACTGTGAGCTTAATATCCAGGACAAATGTAAGTGCACTATGAATTAAGACACAACTACTGTGGTGTGAATTAGCAAGTCAGAAAGAGTCTTATGTAACAGGTATTTAACTACCTGCATCGCCCATGGCTTAAACTGTATACTGCAAGTGTCTACATGTCAACCTGAAGGGAAAACTGAAGGACAATATCCTGAAATAAAAGAGAGTTGCACCAGTATCACAAGCACTGTGCCTAACAAACTAGACTTCTAAGGTTTGATGCCTGCCTGGAGGATTTGTCACAggtttgtttcctctctgttatCCCACAGACACCGTGCGCGAGTATGAGGTCCAGTTCCACCAGCGTCTGGAGCAGGAGCGAGCCCAGTGGAACCAGTACCGGGAGGCCGTGGAGAGGGAGCTGGGGGAGCTGAGGCGCCGCCTCACTGAGggccaggaggaggagaacctgGAGGACGAAATGAAAAAAGTGGGCCTCATTTTCTGTACTTGATGTGTtgttcaaaaaatattttaccgGAAGAGGAGCGAGAGGTTTAGTCCTGCATTAAGCtttatgaaattacattttgaagGTGTATTACTAACCTTGACCATGTCATTGTAACTCTCGGCTTTAAACTGTTCCTTTTACCAAACTGACCAAGAGCTAAATAATgtgaaattatattatttattcatttgtcaaagttttaagtaaaataaaatgagataaaatCACTTTTACCTGAACAAAAATGACCCCATTAATAATAAGAGGGACAACTAACCCAATATAAGAGAGTCTTTGATGCTCAATAACTTGCTGTTGAAAGTTATAAGAATTAAATGGAAACCAGTTTCAACCAAAGACCTTAAGCTTCCCTCTAATGTAGGAACGACTGTTGTAAGATGTGTTGCTGATTCCCATGAGGGTAAAAAGTGTGACAACAGACCCCAGTCTCCCCTATTCGTGTTAAAATATAGggaataaaagtaaataaagtaaaatacagATACCAGAAAACTCTACTTaagtatagtaaagtaaagtaagacTAAAATTCAGCTTGTTTGAGAACTTTGTATCATGTTTCTGTGGCTGTAAAAGGAAATGAAGCTTACAAAAGAATTGTAATTTGTGTTGCTGCGCATGCATCTTTAATGAGGGAGCTTCAAACCTTTTTAAAGGCTCAGGAGGATGCGGAGAAGCTGCGCTCGGTGGTGATGCCCATGGAGCACGAGATCGCGGCCCTGAAAGCCAAGCTGACCACGGCCGAGGACCGGgtgaaggagctggaggccTCTAAGGTTGGTCAGCGCTGAATCAGTGACTCAGCCGGGAAAATAAGCGGCTAAGAGGTTGTTAAGTGGGTGTAATATTGAGCAGACgaggctgctgctctctctAAGTAATCTGAATTTGAAACTGTTTGATTGCATTACAAGTAGAAAacctttcctcctttcttttacAAAAGATGGCACTgatatttagttattttttaagGCTTAAGAagtcttttatttaatttcctttaGTGATGTTGAACACTTATAGAACAAGTTTTAGTTAATATAAATGACACACTGTTGAATTATTATGgtttttattgactttattaATGTTGGAGGATTTTGCCGGCATTGTTCTGAACCTCATATGatataataacatataataataattttcaattaattaaaaGTTATAGTATAAGTTAAGGATTTATATGATGAGAAATTGTTGAACATACAACTGGAAAATACTTGTGATAATAATCTTAgtaaattaattgtttttttggcaGGTGCTATTAAACAGAAGTATGTTTGAAAGAATATACTTTGTGCTTAATGCACCCTGACTTTTGTATTTGACCTTTCCTTAAACATAACAAAGtggttttggtgcctaaacataaccaaactgcaTTTGAAAACtgccaaaaataaaactaaaatgtgtaAGTTAACTAAGTCTATGAGTAAATTCAGTCAGTTTTCACAGCATTTAGctcatttcagctcattgttttggtttttccgCTCCTCAACTGTGATTCCAGCTGCAGCTCACAGTGTTTTCTTCGATACAAACATTGTAGGAGGTAaaaaggagagtaaatattTGACGAAACACGGCTCCAATAGATGCAAATGTTGCTCCGTGTGTCAATAGGCAACTGTTCACCACAACAACATTTTAAGGTGAAGATGcgtcagtgttgtgtttcatCAAATAATCCTTCTTATCCTTCAAGTTGTTTCTCCGTCTGACACCCTTTTACCTCAAACCTCCCAGTAGAGGAGTTTCTTAAAGAAATTGTGAGCTTGAATCAAAAATGGAGCTTCAGATGTTCTAGAGGAATGTATTAGCTCAATAAAAGATagttgacaaaaagaaaagttaagCTTGAAAGCCAGTAAACCAGAGTTGCATGTTTCTCATCCTCTTGTCCAGGTTAAGGAGCTCAATCACGTCCTTGAGGCTGAGAAGTCGTGCCGTACCGACCTGGAGATGTACGTGGCTGTGTTGAACACTCAGAAGTCTGTGCTGCAGGAAGATGCAGAGAAACTACGGAAAGAGCTCCACGACGGTACTTACTTATTTAAATATGTAGGTTTTGGGGAAACAGAAATGGTTTGAAAGAGTGTTCAGTAACATTGATAACACGCTGATGTCCGTCCATGGCAGAGCGAGTGAGCGTCGCCAGTTCCTGTGTCCgtcctttcaaattaaatgccCTCCAGTGTTTAATACATGGTTTAATCATATAGATTTAATTCTGACAAGCTGCAGCTCCCCAGTGGAGTTTTTTCTTCCTGCGACCAACTGCGTAGTGAAGATTTGATCGTCTAAATGAATCTCCTAACGCAGGATAAGAGCATGTCAGGCTATGAACTTTAACAAACTGAGTCTTGTCTCGAAATGACCAAACAACAGAGATAACTGTGATGGAAGCAGACAACATTTATGGCAACAAAGAGCACAGCGATGCCTCTCCGTTGGCTGAGCCGCGTTTGAACCAGACGCTGCTAAAACCTCCTGCAGTGCCGCCGCTCCGTGTGATTGACAACTCAGCTGTCAGCAGCCTGACAGGAGAGACACTTTGCGGTGTGCCACAATTTCACAACTGTACTATAACCAtgaatcacatttatttatttatttttaaaaccgCTGTAACTGTGTTGAAATGTTATGATTTCACTTCACAGATTATGAGCAGAGGCCGTGAAACGTGACCTGACATGTGGGCTGTTTATTGGAGTTTAGTGTGGGCGGTAACTGTGTGGATGTACATTGAAGAAAAAGctcagcaataaaacaaaacccagAAATTAGCTATGGATGAGAAATGACAgttaaataatacaaatacagGAAGATAACAGGGTAAAAGTTGTGAAATATGACTTCCTGTGTTGTTATTTAAAGCTGGTCCCCTGTAAATGTTGTTGTGTTACTGTATCTGGCACACAACCTTTCTAGAAGTGTCTCATCCTTTCCTCTCCGTGTCGCCTCCCTCGTTTGGCGTCCCAGTTTGTCACAAGCTGGAGTTGGAGCGGCAGCAGCACAACCAGCTGAAACACACGTGGCAGAGGGCCAACGACCAGTTCCTGGAGTCCCAGCGCCTCCTCATGAGGGACATGCAGAGGATAGAGAGCGTGCTGTCGTCCGAACAGCTCCGCCaggtggaggagatgaagaagaaagaccaggtacacacacacagatctgttAACGTCTGTGTTACAGCATCACATGTTTGAAGTGTTTGAGTGATAAGAGATCTGCTGTGGAGAGACTTTTACAGTTCATGGAAATATGTGACGCTGCGTATAGAATTGTGAGTTTGTTGGCAGATTGAGCCTCTGGTTTGACAGATTTAGCTCCGTCTTTCTAACTGAGACGTGATCTTGGTGGTAATAACATGAATGAGCTGATGTGCTGTGTGActagaaggaaggaaggaagcgTCACccagaagatggatggatggatggatggatctcaGTAACTTGTTCATGACTTCTCACTTGTGGATGAGGATCAAACGGCCGCGGGTTCATGATAAACTACAGAATTAGATCTCAAATTTTAATCATCCCGCCACATGTCGATGGGTACGTTTATTAAGACCCTTCGAAAATCTTATATTAAATGCTGTCCAGCATCAACCACAGGCGTGTAGGCACAGCATGCAGCGTGAGTTTGTTTTGCGTCAATGAAAACGTGGCAGTGATTGGCAGTAACAGTCCTTCCAGAGATCTTTCAGGCTTCTTGGAGGACTGAATCTgaaatgtggttttattttggtttgtttggattatttgtatatttggtGTGCCAAAGGAAGCTCGGTCACTGTCTGCAGAACATGGAGAAAATCACTACTTTACTACCTCTCAgtattctttagtttttttctttcaaagtgaTAAAATTTTCAATCATACTCGTTCTTACGAAGCAGTTCAGTATCACATGTTTTGcacaaacatagaaaacaaatataaaaagaaaagcaataacagAAATAGAATAACACGTAAAATATATAGCAATACATCTTTTTGCTATCATTGAgcttaaatcaataaaagcacTTTCTGCTTTACTAAAGTTATGTTTATCTGGATATATAGCCTTTATAAATAATTTGGGATCCGACGCAATCTGTTTTGAAATGATCTTTTCAATTAAGTTTTTCACGTCTACccaaaaagtttttatttgacTGTATTCCCACATACAGTGTATTAATGTACCTTTTAATCCACATTTCATTCACATGTCTGGTATGTTCCTATTATACTTATTTAATTTCACAGGTGTTTGAATTGTAGTATCCTTAGACGACTATTAATTGACACTTTATGCCTCTCAGTAttttacagaaaatacaaaCTTGATATagtttttacataatttattgGCTTTGATATTATCAAATTCAGTGTTAAACCTGGTGTTTCAGTGTCTTTATCAGAACATTTTAACAGTTCTATCACAGTACTCATAACGGTATCTTTAGTCACTGTAATCGTGATATAAAATCTTCATACTGTTTCATCTCTACCTGATAGAAGAAAGCCAAAAATCATGACGTTAACAGTGTCTGTAGAGCAGTGGGTgggtttattttgtctgttttatctaAAATGTGTTATTGTACTTTACATGTACGTCCAATTAATGTAAATTCTTGTATGTTAAGTTGTGCTCATATGTAAGGAATAACACGCAGAATCACCTTGGATTAGATTATTTTAAAGGTTTACCTCATTAAATGgccaccttttttttgtttgtttgttttgtctccattcaaggaggaggatgaaaaagagAGGCTGAGCCAAGTGAAGGAGCTGCACGAGGAGGATGCGGGAGACAACACCGAGCCTTTGGAGGATTTATTCCTCGGGCTGAACGTCGAGGTATGAGCATCATGTAACGGGATACGTCCCTCAGAGAGAACAGAGTAGGCCATTATCGTCTTACGTCATATTATGTTCCCCTCTCAGTAATACGATCTTAAACCTGGCAACACGGCAACACGGCACCTTCACTTTTGTCCTTGTGTATTGTGTTTCTGCTCCGCTGTAACTGGTGAAAACAGCCTGGTGTTACAAACCAGTGATAATTTGAAAAGTatattttattgctttcttCTACATTAGTGATTTAAATCTTCTTCATGTAGATTCACATAGAGATTTATAATTTCTGAGTTATTCTTAAGATGTCTGATTTGTCAAATTACACTGAATGTGACATTGATTTAACTCActgcagaatatttttttaaaatctgtattACACAACGTGTTCTCCAGACATTTGTTCGCTCTTTTGTCTTTCAGCCGCATGCCAACCACAGCGCCCACGGCTCCATGCACTCCTTGGACACCGAGGTGGTGGCGGGGGGCCCCATGGACCCCTACAAGGAGAACCTGCGGAGAGTTCAGTCAACAGACAGCCTCGGCTCCTCGCTGTCCGTCCAGCAGGGCCTCGGCGGCCAAAACCACAAGGCCAAGTCGGCCAGCCACTTGGACGAGTCGGACTTTGGGCCCTTGGTGGGGGCCGACTGCGGGGTGACGGACAGTAGTTTTGGCGAAACCGCGTCCATCAGCTCCATCAAGCTGACGGCGAGCCACTTCCTGCTGACGAAGGACCAGGAGAAGGCCATCAAAGCCATGACGCCGGAGCAGGAGGAGACGGCGTCGCTGCTGTCCAGCATCTCCCACGCCCCCGACACCGCCTACCTACCGCCTGCAGGCTACCGACTCGTCAGCGACAGCGAGTGGAACCTGCTGCAGCAAGAGGTGCTTTTTTTCAGAGAGGGTTTGATAGTTTGAAGACACTTTAATGGTTATGACAGGACATAAAGTGCACAGAACACTTCCAAGGTTCAAGGTTTTCCCATGAAAAGGTTTAAGGTGGTTACTTCCTGGAAAAATGTAACTTTTCCCAGGAGGATTAATATTTGACtttatgtattattttctttcatatttATTAGTCAGACTTAAGTCATATTTTTACAAGAACAACACTCAAACAAAGCTGCAGAGAATCATTCGATCCTCTGGTTTTTCAGCTTATCCTCTTAATGGTTTAATGTCTGAGCAGTTTTTTTATAGGGCTGAGGTTATTACCGTGTGCAGCGGCAGTGAAGGAAAGTCCATCACATGCAGACGTTTCACTTCATCGCACGTTATCTTGGTAGTTAAAGGAACTGGATTATAATGTTAGATTGATCTTCTGCACTCAATCCTCCACCCGTCTTCGAAATCAGCCCCGCTGCTTTGATTTGACGATGGATGTTGTCCCATTAAGCCCCGTGTTGAACCCTGAGGATAGCTCACATTTAAGATTTTAAAGGGTTTTGAGTCCCAGCTGACCTGTAAACTGCCGTCCTAGCGAG
This window of the Pempheris klunzingeri isolate RE-2024b chromosome 14, fPemKlu1.hap1, whole genome shotgun sequence genome carries:
- the rabep1 gene encoding rab GTPase-binding effector protein 1, with the protein product MAEQASGPPPSSQHDEVLEQRVAALEQERAEFIRLKQQLEAEFNQKRAKFKELYLSKEEELKRQTTALDGAQVELSSIQDQLVEAKAEIETIKAVATVSENTKQEAIDQVRSQWQEEVASLQAIMKDTVREYEVQFHQRLEQERAQWNQYREAVERELGELRRRLTEGQEEENLEDEMKKAQEDAEKLRSVVMPMEHEIAALKAKLTTAEDRVKELEASKVKELNHVLEAEKSCRTDLEMYVAVLNTQKSVLQEDAEKLRKELHDVCHKLELERQQHNQLKHTWQRANDQFLESQRLLMRDMQRIESVLSSEQLRQVEEMKKKDQEEDEKERLSQVKELHEEDAGDNTEPLEDLFLGLNVEPHANHSAHGSMHSLDTEVVAGGPMDPYKENLRRVQSTDSLGSSLSVQQGLGGQNHKAKSASHLDESDFGPLVGADCGVTDSSFGETASISSIKLTASHFLLTKDQEKAIKAMTPEQEETASLLSSISHAPDTAYLPPAGYRLVSDSEWNLLQQEVKNAGRKLGRRCDMCSNYEKQLQAIQGQEAETRDQVKKLQVMLRQANDQLERTMTEKQSLEDSVKAGNEETATKVSALMQRVQESETLLGSLQQAFSDAKRNTQEQMAVLVKSREQVADELSRLQRDNESLQGKHRLHLELQQQEDFQMPDTVEELHSQVLRLREDQVALRTSADHMEEKLKAEILFLKEQIQADQCLKENLEDTLQLEIEGCKEEIASFSSLKTELERVKAEKEQLESSLAEKTVALENIQGLRISLEQQLKELTAAKSALESQAFDERDKAQRLQTELDVSEQVQKDFVKLSQTLQVQLERIRQADSLDRIKVILNDTNLTDINQLPET